One part of the Clostridia bacterium genome encodes these proteins:
- a CDS encoding CTP synthase, with amino-acid sequence MTKYIFVTGGVVSGLGKGITAASLGRLLKARGLKVAAQKLDPYINVDPGTMSPYQHGEVYVTDDGAETDLDLGHYERFIDEDLNKYSNLTTGKVYWNVLNKERRGEYLGSTVQVIPHITNEIKEFVYNVGKHSDADVVITEIGGTIGDIESQPFIEAARQISLEVGRENSLFIHVTLVPYLHGSEEHKTKPTQHSVKELQGMGVNPNIIILRCDEPLEESIFDKISLFCNVKKDCVIENITLPNLYEAPLMLEKSGFSAVVCRELGLNAGEPDLADWSEMVARIKARPYTVHIGLVGKYVALHDAYLSVAEAMRHAGYYYNTHIKIHWIDSEAVTEENAEETFAGLDGIIVPGGFGGRGVEGMITAAEYAREKRLPYFGICLGMQIAVIEYARNVAGIADANSGEFDENCAHKVIDFMPGQSDEVDKGGTLRLGAYPCDIAPGTTMERCYGTPRISERHRHRYEFNNDYRGVLSECGLTLSGTSPDGLLVETVELTERPFYVGVQYHPEFKSRPNKPHPLFLGFIGAAFKHSGKGE; translated from the coding sequence ATGACAAAGTATATTTTCGTAACGGGCGGAGTCGTTTCCGGACTCGGCAAGGGAATTACCGCCGCTTCGCTCGGCAGACTGCTGAAAGCGCGCGGGCTGAAGGTCGCGGCGCAGAAGCTCGATCCGTACATCAACGTCGATCCGGGCACGATGAGCCCGTATCAGCACGGCGAGGTCTACGTCACCGACGACGGCGCGGAGACCGACCTCGACCTCGGTCATTACGAGCGCTTCATAGACGAGGATCTTAACAAGTATTCCAACCTTACCACCGGCAAGGTCTACTGGAACGTGCTGAACAAGGAGCGCCGCGGCGAATACCTCGGCTCGACCGTTCAGGTCATCCCGCATATCACAAACGAGATAAAGGAGTTCGTCTACAACGTCGGCAAGCACTCCGACGCAGACGTCGTCATCACCGAGATAGGCGGCACGATCGGCGATATCGAATCCCAGCCGTTCATCGAGGCGGCGAGGCAGATCTCGCTCGAGGTCGGGCGCGAAAACAGCCTTTTCATACACGTCACGCTCGTTCCGTACCTGCACGGCTCGGAGGAGCACAAGACGAAGCCGACCCAGCACTCCGTCAAGGAGCTGCAGGGGATGGGCGTCAATCCGAACATAATCATCCTGCGCTGCGACGAGCCGCTCGAAGAGAGCATATTCGATAAGATATCGCTCTTCTGCAACGTCAAGAAGGACTGCGTTATAGAGAACATCACGCTGCCGAATCTTTACGAAGCGCCGCTGATGCTTGAGAAGTCGGGCTTCTCCGCGGTCGTCTGCCGCGAGCTCGGGCTGAACGCGGGCGAGCCGGATCTTGCCGACTGGTCGGAGATGGTGGCGCGGATAAAAGCGAGGCCCTACACGGTGCATATCGGGCTGGTCGGCAAATACGTCGCGCTTCATGACGCGTATCTTTCCGTCGCCGAGGCGATGCGCCACGCGGGCTACTACTACAACACTCACATAAAGATACACTGGATAGATTCCGAAGCCGTCACCGAGGAGAACGCGGAAGAGACCTTCGCCGGCCTCGACGGAATAATCGTGCCCGGCGGCTTCGGCGGCCGCGGCGTCGAAGGAATGATAACCGCCGCGGAGTACGCGCGCGAGAAGCGGCTGCCTTATTTCGGCATCTGCCTCGGTATGCAGATCGCGGTCATCGAATACGCCAGAAACGTCGCCGGCATCGCGGACGCGAACTCCGGCGAGTTCGACGAGAACTGCGCCCATAAAGTGATCGACTTCATGCCCGGCCAAAGCGACGAGGTCGACAAGGGCGGCACACTCCGGCTCGGCGCGTACCCGTGCGATATCGCCCCGGGCACGACCATGGAACGCTGCTACGGAACGCCGCGCATCAGCGAACGCCACCGCCACCGCTACGAGTTCAACAACGACTACCGCGGCGTTTTGAGCGAATGCGGGCTGACGCTCAGCGGCACGTCGCCGGACGGACTTCTCGTCGAAACGGTAGAGCTGACCGAACGCCCGTTCTACGTCGGCGTTCAGTACCACCCGGAGTTCAAATCCCGCCCGAACAAGCCGCACCCGCTTTTCCTCGGCTTCATCGGCGCGGCGTTCAAGCATTCCGGAAAGGGCGAATGA
- the guaA gene encoding glutamine-hydrolyzing GMP synthase, giving the protein MEKILVLDFGGQYDLLIARRVRENGVFAEIRPYNKITLEEIKEAGYKGVIFTGGPNSVCGEDSPRYDVDILSLGIPVLGICYGHQLIAYMAGGTVESARSASEYGKTEVRFGASPLFEGVPGKSVCWMSHTDYVSKTPAGFEVTAETDGCPCAAMADESRRIYGVQFHPEVTHTEYGKLILRNFLFGVCGCAGDWKMDDFIEKTVGKYREELKGKKILCALSGGVDSSVAAVLMHRAVGDALTCVFVDHGLLRKDEGDDVERVFREQFNMKLVRVNAEERFLAKLKGVREPEKKRRIIGEEFIRVFEDESRALGKTDYLVQGTIYPDIVESGKGDASAIKSHHNVGGLPSVMDFEGIVEPLKELFKDEVREVGLKLGIPEKLVMRQPFPGPGLAVRIIGDITKEKADTLRAADAIFREELEAAGVKASQYFAVLTDTQSVGVMGDARTYGHTVALRAVTTDDFMTADWARVPYGVLEAASRRITNEVGTINRVVYDITSKPPATVEWE; this is encoded by the coding sequence ATGGAAAAGATCCTCGTTCTCGATTTCGGCGGTCAGTACGACCTGCTGATAGCGCGCCGCGTGCGCGAAAACGGCGTCTTCGCCGAGATCAGACCATATAACAAAATAACTCTTGAGGAGATCAAAGAGGCGGGATACAAGGGAGTGATCTTCACCGGCGGACCGAACAGCGTCTGCGGCGAAGACTCTCCGCGTTACGACGTGGATATACTGTCGCTCGGCATTCCCGTGCTCGGCATCTGCTACGGCCACCAGCTTATCGCGTATATGGCGGGCGGAACCGTCGAGTCCGCGCGGAGCGCGAGCGAATACGGCAAGACGGAGGTGCGTTTCGGCGCGAGCCCGCTTTTCGAGGGCGTTCCCGGGAAGAGCGTCTGCTGGATGAGCCACACCGATTACGTTTCGAAGACGCCCGCGGGCTTTGAGGTGACCGCGGAAACGGACGGCTGTCCCTGCGCGGCGATGGCTGACGAAAGCCGCCGCATATACGGCGTGCAGTTTCACCCCGAGGTGACGCACACGGAATACGGGAAGCTGATACTGCGCAATTTCCTCTTCGGCGTCTGCGGCTGCGCGGGCGACTGGAAGATGGACGATTTCATCGAGAAGACGGTCGGGAAGTACAGGGAAGAGCTTAAGGGCAAAAAGATCCTGTGCGCGCTTTCCGGCGGGGTGGATTCCTCCGTCGCTGCGGTACTGATGCACCGCGCCGTCGGGGACGCGCTGACCTGCGTTTTCGTCGACCACGGGCTGCTGCGCAAGGACGAAGGCGACGACGTCGAGCGCGTTTTCAGAGAGCAGTTCAATATGAAGCTCGTGCGCGTGAACGCGGAAGAGAGATTCCTCGCCAAACTCAAGGGCGTGCGCGAACCGGAAAAGAAGCGCAGGATAATCGGCGAGGAGTTCATACGCGTCTTTGAGGACGAGAGCAGAGCGCTCGGGAAAACGGATTATCTCGTTCAGGGCACTATCTATCCCGATATAGTCGAGAGCGGCAAGGGCGACGCGTCCGCGATAAAGAGCCACCACAACGTCGGCGGACTGCCGTCGGTGATGGACTTCGAGGGCATAGTCGAGCCGCTGAAGGAACTTTTCAAAGACGAGGTGCGGGAGGTCGGGCTGAAGCTCGGCATACCCGAAAAGCTGGTAATGCGCCAGCCGTTCCCCGGTCCCGGGCTCGCGGTGCGCATCATCGGCGATATCACGAAGGAGAAGGCGGATACCCTCCGCGCCGCCGACGCGATATTCAGAGAAGAGCTCGAGGCGGCGGGCGTGAAGGCGAGCCAGTATTTCGCCGTGCTGACCGATACGCAGAGCGTCGGCGTTATGGGCGACGCGCGCACCTACGGTCATACCGTCGCGCTACGCGCCGTTACCACGGACGACTTTATGACCGCCGACTGGGCGAGGGTGCCTTACGGCGTTCTCGAAGCCGCCTCCCGCCGCATAACCAACGAGGTCGGAACGATAAACCGCGTGGTCTACGATATAACTTCAAAGCCGCCGGCGACGGTGGAATGGGAATAG
- the asnB gene encoding asparagine synthase B → MCSIFGYCGPVADVGAFIEGFSRTVSRGPDESRVTNTGEGLLAFHRLSIMGLTPSGMQPFTLNGCCAVCNGELYGFEAERARLIEKGYTFKSGSDCEILLPMYFEYGTDMFGMLDAEFACVIYDGRTDEYIAARDPIGIRPLYYGRDKNGVIMFASEAKNLVGLADKIMPFPPGHYYKDGEFVCYRDIAKVDAVCEDGLETACRNIREKLVAGVEKRLVADAKVGFLLSGGLDSSLVCAIAAKKSEKPIRTFAIGMSGDAIDLKYARQAADYIGAEHTEVYMTPEEVVASLEDVVRLLGTYDITTVRASMGMYLVCKAIHEKTDIRVLLTGEISDELFGYKYTDFAPNAAEFQREAEKRVRELHMYDVLRADRCISVNSLEARVPFGDLDFVKYVMELDPGIKMNVYGKGKYLLRHAFEGFGYLPDGILWREKAAFSDAVGHSMVDYLKEYAESVYTDAEFESRRVKYGHARPFTKESLLYREIFEKYYPGQSEMIADFWMPNKSWEGCDVDDPSARVLSNYGESGK, encoded by the coding sequence ATGTGTTCGATTTTCGGTTACTGCGGACCCGTCGCCGACGTCGGCGCGTTCATCGAGGGCTTCTCGCGCACGGTTTCGCGCGGGCCTGACGAGAGCCGCGTGACAAATACGGGCGAAGGTCTGCTCGCTTTTCACAGACTGTCCATAATGGGGCTCACGCCCTCCGGCATGCAGCCGTTCACGCTGAACGGCTGCTGCGCCGTGTGCAACGGAGAGCTTTACGGCTTCGAAGCGGAGCGCGCCCGCCTTATTGAAAAGGGCTATACGTTTAAGAGCGGCAGCGATTGCGAGATACTGCTCCCTATGTACTTCGAGTACGGAACGGATATGTTCGGGATGCTCGACGCGGAGTTCGCCTGCGTTATCTACGACGGCAGGACGGACGAATATATCGCCGCGCGCGATCCAATAGGCATACGCCCGCTGTATTACGGCCGCGACAAAAACGGCGTAATTATGTTCGCGAGCGAGGCGAAAAACCTCGTCGGCCTCGCGGATAAGATAATGCCGTTCCCTCCGGGGCACTATTACAAAGACGGCGAATTCGTCTGCTACCGCGATATCGCGAAGGTGGACGCCGTCTGCGAAGACGGGCTCGAGACCGCCTGCCGCAACATTCGCGAAAAGCTCGTCGCCGGCGTCGAGAAGCGCCTCGTCGCCGACGCGAAGGTCGGCTTCCTGCTTTCGGGCGGGCTCGATTCCTCACTCGTCTGCGCCATCGCGGCGAAGAAGAGCGAAAAACCGATCCGCACCTTCGCCATCGGCATGAGCGGGGACGCGATCGACCTGAAATACGCCCGTCAGGCCGCCGACTATATCGGCGCGGAGCACACGGAGGTCTATATGACTCCGGAGGAGGTCGTCGCCTCGCTCGAGGACGTCGTCCGCCTGCTCGGCACCTACGACATAACCACCGTCCGCGCGAGTATGGGAATGTACCTCGTATGCAAGGCGATACACGAGAAGACTGATATCCGCGTGCTTCTGACCGGCGAAATATCGGACGAGCTTTTCGGGTATAAATACACCGATTTCGCGCCGAACGCCGCGGAGTTCCAGCGGGAAGCGGAGAAGCGCGTGCGCGAGCTGCATATGTACGACGTGCTCCGCGCCGACCGCTGCATCTCCGTCAACTCACTCGAGGCGCGCGTACCCTTCGGCGACCTCGATTTCGTCAAGTACGTCATGGAGCTCGACCCCGGGATAAAAATGAACGTATACGGCAAGGGCAAATACCTGCTCCGCCACGCCTTCGAGGGCTTCGGCTATCTGCCGGACGGCATCCTCTGGCGCGAGAAGGCGGCGTTCTCCGACGCGGTCGGGCATTCGATGGTCGACTACCTGAAGGAGTACGCGGAGAGCGTATACACCGACGCGGAGTTCGAGAGCAGGCGCGTGAAGTACGGCCACGCGCGCCCATTTACGAAGGAGTCTCTGCTCTACCGCGAGATATTCGAGAAGTATTACCCCGGGCAGTCGGAGATGATAGCTGATTTCTGGATGCCCAACAAATCGTGGGAGGGCTGCGACGTCGACGATCCCTCCGCGCGCGTGCTTTCAAACTACGGCGAAAGCGGAAAATAA
- the amt gene encoding ammonium transporter, which yields MLTEEVTKLIQDTASGEVFGVWFLIGAALVFFMQAGFAMVETGFTRAKNAGNIIMKNLMDFCIGTVVFVLLGFSLMMAEDYVLGFIGVPNLDILTDFGGFLKGGNAPVFVFNLVFCATAATIVSGAMAERTKFLSYCIYSGVISLFVYPIEAGWVWNANGWLAKLGFHDFAGSAAIHSVGGITALIGAIMVGPRLGKYIKDKAGKVGKVNAIPGHSITLGALGCFILWFGWYGFNGAAAWDNESLASIFVTTTIAPAVATCVTMIFTWLKNGKPDVSMCINASLAGLVGITAGCDALDAFGSVVVGVVSGFLVVFVVEFLDIKLHIDDPVGAVGVHLANGVWGTIAVGLLANPSAPAGLEGLFYTGSFRLLGVQCVGITAILAWTAVMMTATFFALKKTVGLRVSAEEEMKGLDKTEHGLPSAYADFVPAVESLDYGFEGAVAVSGETPVAEAVPVRKVPAVASDGPKFTKVEIVCKEPRFEALKNAMMEIGITGMTVSHVLGCGVQKGQPEYYRGVPVEANLLPKIQVDIVVSKVPVRTVIETAKKVLYTGHIGDGKIFVYDVENVVKVRTGEEGYDALQDVE from the coding sequence ATGTTGACTGAAGAAGTAACGAAATTGATACAGGATACCGCGTCCGGCGAAGTGTTCGGCGTGTGGTTCCTCATCGGCGCGGCGCTCGTGTTCTTTATGCAGGCGGGCTTCGCGATGGTCGAAACCGGCTTTACCCGCGCGAAGAACGCCGGCAATATCATAATGAAGAACCTGATGGATTTCTGCATCGGCACGGTGGTGTTCGTGCTCCTCGGTTTTTCGCTTATGATGGCGGAGGACTACGTGCTGGGCTTTATCGGAGTGCCGAATCTGGACATACTGACCGATTTCGGCGGATTTCTGAAAGGCGGCAACGCGCCGGTGTTCGTATTCAACCTCGTCTTCTGCGCGACCGCGGCAACGATAGTTTCCGGCGCGATGGCGGAAAGGACGAAGTTCCTTTCCTACTGCATCTACTCCGGCGTCATCTCGCTTTTCGTCTATCCCATCGAGGCGGGCTGGGTATGGAACGCCAACGGCTGGCTCGCGAAACTCGGCTTCCACGATTTCGCCGGCTCGGCGGCGATCCACTCCGTCGGCGGCATAACCGCGCTCATCGGCGCGATAATGGTCGGCCCGCGCCTCGGCAAGTATATCAAAGACAAGGCGGGGAAAGTCGGCAAGGTCAACGCGATCCCCGGCCACTCGATAACGCTCGGCGCGCTCGGCTGCTTCATCCTCTGGTTCGGCTGGTACGGCTTCAACGGCGCGGCGGCGTGGGATAACGAATCCCTCGCCTCCATCTTCGTCACTACCACGATAGCGCCCGCGGTCGCGACCTGCGTAACGATGATATTCACATGGCTGAAAAACGGCAAGCCGGACGTTTCCATGTGCATCAACGCGTCCCTCGCCGGCCTCGTTGGAATAACCGCCGGATGCGACGCGCTCGACGCGTTCGGCTCGGTCGTCGTCGGCGTCGTTTCGGGATTCCTCGTCGTCTTCGTCGTCGAGTTCCTCGACATAAAGCTGCATATCGACGACCCCGTCGGCGCGGTCGGCGTGCATCTCGCGAACGGCGTATGGGGCACGATAGCCGTCGGCCTGCTCGCTAATCCCTCCGCGCCCGCCGGGCTGGAAGGGCTGTTCTATACCGGCAGCTTCAGACTGCTCGGCGTGCAGTGCGTCGGCATAACCGCCATCCTCGCGTGGACCGCCGTCATGATGACCGCGACCTTCTTCGCGCTGAAAAAGACCGTCGGTCTGCGCGTCTCCGCGGAAGAGGAGATGAAGGGGCTCGACAAGACCGAGCACGGCCTGCCGAGCGCGTACGCCGACTTCGTGCCCGCGGTCGAGAGTCTGGATTACGGCTTTGAAGGCGCCGTCGCGGTGAGCGGCGAAACGCCGGTCGCGGAAGCGGTGCCGGTCAGGAAGGTGCCCGCGGTCGCAAGCGACGGTCCGAAGTTCACGAAGGTCGAGATCGTCTGCAAGGAGCCGCGGTTCGAGGCGCTTAAAAACGCGATGATGGAGATAGGCATAACCGGCATGACGGTTTCACACGTCCTCGGTTGCGGCGTCCAGAAGGGACAGCCGGAATACTACCGCGGCGTACCCGTCGAGGCCAACCTGCTCCCGAAGATACAGGTCGACATAGTCGTCAGCAAGGTGCCTGTGCGCACCGTCATCGAAACGGCGAAAAAGGTGCTATACACCGGCCACATCGGCGACGGCAAGATATTCGTCTACGACGTCGAGAACGTCGTAAAGGTTCGTACGGGCGAGGAGGGCTACGACGCCCTTCAGGACGTGGAGTAG